GGGCTATTTTGCTTAATCTCATATGCAGGTGTGTAGTAACTATTTTAAAGTCCTAATGACTTGTCTGGCAAAGCATCGGTCTAGCAAGTGCTAGAGTTGCTTTTGCAAGGCACTATCATACTGTACAATCCTAAAGGTCATTTCTCTACTTTctaattagcaaaaaaaaaataaaaaaaaatacccaaccaCCAGCACAGGCGCTAGCTGGTTCAGGCGCAGCTTCTCTCCTTGTGTGCTGAGGCTTTGCTGACGCTGTTTCTTGCTGGGTCGTCTGGAAGCCATGGTCAAGCTGCAGCTGTAATGGGGCCAGGCAGAAAGtccctgctgtgggaaggggaCCTGGccaggtgcagggctgtgctgtccCCCACTCCCACATCCTGGCATGCCAGCACCACAGCTCGCTCTGTGCTGGGGATGTTGCATGGTTGCAGGGCTGAGCATCAGGGCTTGGTCCGATCTGGGACTGGGGCTGGGCTCCCCATCGCACACCAGCCCTTGTGCTCAGGAAGACCCAGCGTACTCCATGcaggtgtggggctgggctgtgggctTGTGACGctctgctgaagcacagcagcttGGGGGGGAAATGGGCACTGCCAGCACCTCCCCCAGCCTGCGTGATGCCCAAGTGTCGTTGGGCATTGCTGGGAAGGACCTAGGCAGCCCCATGAGTAGTGGGTAGTGGGTTGCTCACATGGATGGGATGCAGCAAGGCTGAAGTGGAGGTGGTGCAGCCTACAGGTGCTgcaagggaaggcagagggTGAGGGTGAGGTGCTGCCCAGTCTCCACTGCATGCAGTGGGGTTGGGAAGACATCTTGCAAAGGGGTTTCCCTCATCTTGGTGCTTTGCTGCATCACATCttaggggtgggggggcgggggttaggattgttggggggggggggggccgtCTCTTGATCTACTGCAGACCAGGGGATCCCACAGCAGCAAAGGGATGCAGGCAGGCTCATCCCACACAGGAAGGTGCCTGCATCCTTCTGCCTTTCCAAGGGAGGAGATCAACATGCCCCATGCAGAGGTCTACACAGAGGCCCACTTTCCTCCATGCATGCCCTCCATGCCTTGCACACACTAGGCTGGGCAGAGTCTGGCACAGGACACTCACCGCAgtggtgctgcagccagcagccatcACAGTGAGAAAGGGGAGCTTGGCCCTGCTGCCTTCTCGCAGATCCAAAGTTGCAGGTCATCAGGAGCAGCACACTGGGCAGATTTGATGATCCCGTGGCTTATTATGGCACAGGATCCATTCGACTTTGACTGCCATGGCCTGGATGGGGAAACAACACATCAGGGAGCTGCTCGTATCCACCATCCCCAGCCaaggcagctgtggctgctgacAGCTGCCTCCTGTAGGCTTGCACAGGAGGTGTTGAATGCTGCAGTCCTCCCCTCCTGTTTTCACAGTCTGAAGCCTCAGCCAGGACAACCCCGCCCTTCCTCGGGCAGGCTGAGAAACCCCTCTAAGGCTCTGCATTGCTTGTGACTCCCCTTAGCCTCCCCACTGCTTGAAtctcagccttgctgctggggGATACTTcatctctgcagcacccagcGGTGGGGATAGCCCTGTCCTCCCTGGGGGCACACGGGTGGCTGGAGGAActgccctgggctgtggggacacaCTGGGGTGCAGCCCTCCACAGTGGGGGTGAGGATGGAGAAGCAGGCAGCGGGCAGGGACTGGGGACCCAGCAGCCAGACAGACAGGTCTGTTCCTCTCCACTGCTCCCAGACACTGCAAGAGgaagctgtggtgagctggggagggggtgcacATGACAGGGAGGAGCCCAGGACCCTCTTCAGGCGGGAAGGCTTGATTTCCCTTCAACGAGGGACCAGGGAGGCACAAGGGGGGATAGAACTATAGAACTGGTGCTCAAACACTTTGTCTAGAACCCGAATAAAACATGCAGTTTCTTTTGTCCCCTTTCGCTGCCTCCTGCTTGCGCATGCTTTGCACATGCCCCCCCCCGCCAAATCTTGCCTTTCCATTTGCACAGCCTCTAAGCATCTCATCACACCACTGCACCCACCTCCCCTCAGCCTCAGCTGACTTGTTGTTCTCTGTTGCCCAGTGCTTGTGCCTGGGACTGGGTATGCGAGGAGAAGGGGTTTCAACAAGAGGCTGCGCCACTGGGTACCTTCGGTAAAGGGAGCCATCCACCCAGAACCAGGTGTCTGGGACCTCTTCGACATATGGGTCCTCTTCCTCAAGCCACCCATAGTCATACCAGGggaagctgcttttctgcagcccGATCCAGTATGGGGTGTCTGAGTTCTTCAGGAAGgtctggggaaggagaaaaaggggCTTTTAGTGGCTTTTCCATGGTACCTATGTAGTGCGATGTTTGGAGGGGGTGGTCATATCCCCAAGGAACACCTTGGGCTGGAGCTCCTTGGGGCAGGACAGCTGAGCAGCCCTGGTGCCCTGTTCTATCTTTGGCAGCATCCAGTGGTGCCAGAGCCTCTCTGCCCCATGTCCACCACCTGCTCCAGAGATCAGCCTTGCACCCTCCAATGtttcagcagggcaggggaccccagggcagtgctggcccACACAGGGACCCCAGGGCTGGATCCACCAGCTCCTGCCatcagctccctcagtgccctaCCGGCACAGTCCAGCGACTCCAGGATTTGGTGATCAGGAGTTGAGAATACTTCTTCTCGCACTCATCTCTGCTGTCCTCCCATGTCTTCTTCTCTGACGAGATGAAGAGGCACTTGCCCCTGTAGAGCACCCAGCCTGAAGGGCAGCAATCTGGGGGCAGGGGCACGGCTCAGGTGCTTGTTCAGCCACAGATGCCTTGAGGCAGGGACTGGGAACAGCCCCAAATCTTCCCAGCAGACACCAGGCTCAGCCTCTGCCCCAGGCATAGTGTCAGCCTTTGGACCACCCAATCCTGACCATGTGGCCAAAAAAGCCAGTGTTCCTGCCTTGGCACTGTACCTGCTGAGGGGTGCTAGTCTTCTGGGgcaccccatccctgctccacCATCACCTTACCTATAGCTGTGCAGGAGCGCAAGGTGGCCACCGTGCTCTCGCTGATGTTGAGCTTCCCCTGCACCTCCTGCATCTCCTTCTCCATCTTCCCCAGGACCCCCGTGAGTCGCACGATCTCGGCATTCAGGTTGCCCAGCTCCTGCCGGCTGCTGTTGCCCTCCCGCCACGCTcgctgcagctctgccatggCCCACGCCAGCTCCAGCCGCATCtgctccaggctctgctcctGTGCCCTCACCTCCTGCGAGAGGCGGCCCCGCTCGGCCGCGTGCTCCCGGGAGGCGTCCTGCAGGCTGTGGGTGACCTGCCAGTCTGGGGACAGCGGGGGTGAGCTGGGGCACAGCGATGGGACAGCCCAGGCAGGGCCACGTGGGCTGACCCTGCTAGGGGGGTAGGATGACCCTTGCAAGGCAGCATCCATCCATGCTGGATGGGAAAGACACAGCAGGGAATTGTGCTGTCAGGAACAGGCGGtggcaggggggagcagggcaaggCAGGACAGGATGGATGTAGGAGCAGACAGAGCAGGGTAGTGGCAGGAAGGGTGCAGCAACACAAGGCTGGGCAagcccgggcagggcagggagacaCCCATGATGTGCAAGGGGTACAAGCCAGCGTGTACCAGACAGGGCAGAGGGATCCAGCTACAAAGAGTGGGCATGGGCATACTCCATTCACCCCCACCACTTACCCAGGAACTCACCCTAGCCCATCTGCCTCCCTCTCACCACGCTGCCCAACCACCCCCCACCTCAGAAGTGCCCAGCCCCCCCAACTCACAGCAAGTTCCCAGGGCCACAGTGGCCACCAGCAGCAACAGGCAAGCTACTATCAGTCCCGCAGGGAGGTACTGCCACCAGGACCAGCGCCCTGCAAGACACAACCAACCACAGGCATCACACAGTGAGTCAGGAAACCCCTGACAGCCCCTAGACCTCTTACCTTCAGGCAGCAGAGTGGCAGCATGATAGCACAGGTGGCATGGTTTGGGCACTTCTTCTCTTCAAGAATGGGAAAGGGGTACCCTGAAACATGACCCACTACCCAAGCCAAGACCTCCCCAGGTTCCCTGGGCTCCAGCTAGGCACTCACCTCGACTGGGCTgggccctgtccccatcctgccccaccGACAGCGGCTGCATGTTCTCGTAGGGGCTCTCCGCATCATCCATGCCAAGGGCTGttggaggaagggagaggagggcagATGAGTCCACAAGGTAAGGCATGGTGGGGAAAGTGTAGGGGGTCCCAAGGGCTCTCACCTGCCTCCAATGCCTGGCTGGCCATGCTCCGGCCCCCCATCACCTTGGCAAACCTCAGGTCAGCATAAACCATGCTCTGGGCCATGTGGGCAAGCACTAGGCAAGCCCTGAGCCCTTCTGGCTCCCACCCTACCCTTGGGATGCCTTTCTGGGATGGTCCTGTTCCCTGGTAATTGCGCCGTCTCTTGGGGGTGCAGGGAAGAAGTGCAGTCAGCgtcttcagaagcagaagtttGCTCTGAGCTGTGGCAGATGGGACCAACgaggcacagctgcaggaacCAGCACCTTCTCATTGGTCCTTGCATCactgccctgtcccctcccaCACCCCAAAAGTGCTCACAGTTCCCACGAGCACATGGCAGGTccagggcagcactgcctgaggtcagggcagtggcagagcagggatggACCCAAATCTCTGGGtcaggggagagctgggggagaGTAGGACCAGCCTGGATACAGGAGCACATCACCCTGGGGACAGCCCTGAGGGTGGCTGGAAGTCTTCACGGATGCAGATTTCCCCTCCTGGCCTCTGGGAATGGGTATTTCCCCATGATGTAGCTTGTGCTGCTCCCTTTCATCCTCTCCCTGATACCCTCCTAGAAGACCCCTGGCTTCGGCATCAGTCCAAAGCTCCCCAGAGGGTTACATAGGGCAGTGACACCTgctttgccttcccttccccagacCACAACTCCAGGACTCACAGCATCTCCTCCCTCTGTCCCAACCTTCAGCCCCTCAGCGTCTCAGAGATCTCTACTGAACTGCATACAGAGACGCAGGTTTCAGAAAGGGCACTGAGTTTAGGGACCAGCTGGGCACATCTGGACAAAGCCAGTTCCTGGGACAGGACTGGAGGCATCCAGGGGTGCCAGTGGAGCACAGCATTGCAAGGCCACTCTCCACCACCTCTTCAAGAGCAGTGGAAGTTCTTTTCCACTGGATAAAGGCAAAAATCATGGCCAGCTCCAAAGGGGACAGTAAAGATGTTTGGAAAGCTAAAGGCTGAGCAGCTTCCAGCCAGTCCCCGGGAAGAAGGTGGAGCACATCCTCCTGGGCATGTGGTGGTCCAGGTACAGGGAGGATATGGTGGTGGCTGGGGGGAGCCCAGTGGGATTTACCAAGTGCAAGTGGCACCTGCCTGACCTGCCcacctgctgctgtgggagcaaTGGGCTGGCGACCAGAGGAGAGCAATGGGGCCCATTTATCATGACCCTTCGAGGTCTGGGCCATAGTAGCCTGTGGTGTCCTTGCTGGCAGAATGGGGAGATGTGGCcgggagaaggggagaagagcAAGAGCTCACACTGCAATGTGGAAACCCCTTCCAGGCACTAGGGGCTGCATTGCACAGCAATGATGGTCAAAACCCAAAGCAGAGTACTAAGAGGGGGACCCTCCATCCTGGATGGAGGCAGCACCAGAGACACCTGTTCCTACATGAAAGCcagccctcctctcccctgcctcAGAGAGCTGGGTCAATTCTCGGTAGTCTGAGCCCTGTAGACCTGTCCAGCACCCCAATATCAAGCTGCACTGTCCCACTGTGGCAATGTATTTGGAGGAAAAGGGACACCTGGCCTATCAAATGTCACTCTTGCTTTAGCAGCTTGATATGGTTAAATAAAGGCTTTATCTGCTCAGCAAGGCTGCAATGTTGTGTGAGAAAGACACCTGGAACAAAGAAAATGGGATCGTTGGCAgttaagcaggcagaaaaacaggagctgagctgggatCTAATGAGTGCAAGAATGTCAACAATCTTAATGATGGGACTAACCACCTGCATGCTTTTAACACATTAGTATCTGTATAGCAGCGTGTGAACAGTGTATGTAACCCACAGAATTAAGGTGTGATGTGTGTATGAATATTAAAATCGTATATAACCTTGCAGAAACTTCAGTAAAGTGGCTTCAACTAGGATCATACTGATATGTCGTTGAGTCCATGATTTTTGCTCCTGcaccccactgccaccccagAGGACCCTGAGCAGTTTCGGGGCATAGAAGGGGCCATGGTGACTGCACCAGAGCCAATAGCAGGGCACCAGTCCCAGCGGCTGTGCTGTCCTCCTCCCACCTACAGCAAACCTCTACTTCTCCAGAAACTAGCTGCACTTCTCCTTTGCAGTTCTCAGAGAGGCAgtgactgcagcagcacagcagctgtcagGACCACCAGAGCAGTTCAGAGTATGGCCCAGAGCGTGGTCTACGCCGACCTGAAGTTTGCCATGGCCCCCCCACTCACCTCCCCCACCTGCCACGCAGCCCCCGATGAGGATGACAGCCCCTATGAGAACGTGCCGCCGGCACCGGTGCCCGTGGCAC
The window above is part of the Falco cherrug isolate bFalChe1 chromosome Z, bFalChe1.pri, whole genome shotgun sequence genome. Proteins encoded here:
- the LOC102051075 gene encoding B-cell differentiation antigen CD72-like isoform X2, whose amino-acid sequence is MAQSVVYADLKFAMAPPLTSPTCHAAPDEDDSPYENVPPAPVPVAPSPGRRPRHWRVAVRLLAASLLLLVATVVALGTCYWQVTHSLQDASREHAAERGRLSQEVRAQEQSLEQMRLELAWAMAELQRAWREGNSSRQELGNLNAEIVRLTGVLGKMEKEMQEVQGKLNISESTVATLRSCTAIDCCPSGWVLYRGKCLFISSEKKTWEDSRDECEKKYSQLLITKSWSRWTVPTFLKNSDTPYWIGLQKSSFPWYDYGWLEEEDPYVEEVPDTWFWVDGSLYRRPWQSKSNGSCAIISHGIIKSAQCAAPDDLQLWICEKAAGPSSPFSL
- the LOC102051075 gene encoding B-cell differentiation antigen CD72-like isoform X1, whose translation is MAQSMVYADLRFAKVMGGRSMASQALEAALGMDDAESPYENMQPLSVGQDGDRAQPSRGRWSWWQYLPAGLIVACLLLLVATVALGTCYWQVTHSLQDASREHAAERGRLSQEVRAQEQSLEQMRLELAWAMAELQRAWREGNSSRQELGNLNAEIVRLTGVLGKMEKEMQEVQGKLNISESTVATLRSCTAIDCCPSGWVLYRGKCLFISSEKKTWEDSRDECEKKYSQLLITKSWSRWTVPTFLKNSDTPYWIGLQKSSFPWYDYGWLEEEDPYVEEVPDTWFWVDGSLYRRPWQSKSNGSCAIISHGIIKSAQCAAPDDLQLWICEKAAGPSSPFSL